The proteins below are encoded in one region of Paenisporosarcina cavernae:
- a CDS encoding YaaL family protein, whose amino-acid sequence MFFKKNKLKKEFDQKLISLMRSTNEEWHQSIRVEELLDDYDLDVMTERKMAESRHFFLFKEAKIRKISLK is encoded by the coding sequence ATGTTTTTCAAGAAGAATAAATTGAAAAAAGAATTCGATCAAAAGTTAATCTCCTTAATGCGTTCGACGAATGAGGAATGGCACCAATCGATCCGTGTGGAAGAACTTTTAGACGATTACGACTTAGACGTCATGACGGAGCGTAAGATGGCTGAAAGTAGACATTTCTTTCTATTTAAAGAAGCGAAAATTCGCAAGATCAGTTTGAAGTGA
- the recR gene encoding recombination mediator RecR, whose protein sequence is MHYPEPIAKLIDSFMKLPGIGPKTAARLAFFVLSMKEDTVLSFAKALVDAKRNLHYCSICGHITDVDPCQICSDHSRDDSLICVVQDPKDVIAMEKMRDYRGKYHVLHGAISPMDGIGPEDINVPPLLKRLQDETVMELILATNPTIEGEATAMYISRLVKPSGIRTTRIAHGLPVGGDLEYADEVTLSKALEGRREL, encoded by the coding sequence ATGCACTATCCTGAACCAATTGCAAAACTGATTGATAGTTTTATGAAATTGCCAGGTATCGGGCCGAAAACAGCGGCTCGACTGGCGTTTTTTGTGTTATCGATGAAAGAAGACACCGTTCTTTCATTCGCCAAAGCATTAGTTGATGCGAAACGAAACTTGCACTACTGCTCTATTTGCGGTCATATAACGGATGTTGATCCGTGCCAAATATGTTCGGATCACAGCCGTGATGATTCTTTGATATGTGTCGTGCAAGATCCGAAAGACGTTATTGCGATGGAGAAAATGCGCGATTATCGCGGTAAATACCATGTGTTACATGGGGCAATTTCTCCAATGGACGGCATTGGGCCAGAGGATATTAATGTTCCGCCATTGTTAAAAAGACTCCAAGATGAAACAGTCATGGAGTTAATCCTTGCAACAAACCCAACCATTGAAGGGGAAGCAACCGCGATGTACATTTCTCGTTTAGTCAAGCCTTCTGGCATTCGCACTACTCGAATTGCGCACGGTCTTCCAGTTGGTGGAGATTTAGAGTATGCAGACGAAGTTACGTTATCAAAAGCGCTTGAAGGCAGAAGAGAGCTGTAA
- a CDS encoding YbaB/EbfC family nucleoid-associated protein — protein sequence MRGGMGNMQGMMKQMQKMQKQMAQAQEELAEQRFEGVAGGGVVKVTVSGHKQVLEVALDPSVVDPEDVEMLQDLIVIATNEAMKKAEDTANSTMGQFTKGLNLPGMF from the coding sequence ATGCGTGGTGGAATGGGAAATATGCAAGGTATGATGAAACAAATGCAAAAAATGCAAAAGCAAATGGCGCAAGCTCAAGAAGAACTTGCGGAACAACGCTTTGAAGGAGTAGCTGGTGGCGGAGTGGTGAAAGTAACTGTTTCAGGTCACAAGCAAGTATTAGAAGTAGCGTTAGATCCATCCGTAGTAGATCCAGAAGATGTAGAAATGCTACAAGATTTAATCGTTATCGCAACGAATGAAGCAATGAAAAAAGCAGAAGATACAGCGAACTCCACGATGGGACAATTCACGAAAGGATTGAACCTCCCTGGCATGTTCTAG
- the dnaX gene encoding DNA polymerase III subunit gamma/tau has product MAYQAFYRVYRPQTFEEMSGQVHVKQTLQNALLYQKTTHAYLFSGPRGTGKTSAAKIFAKALNCENRQGAEPCNECSSCVGIMDGSNTDVIEFDAASNSRVEEIRDIIERVHYAPSSSKYKVYIIDEVHMLSNSAFNALLKTLEEPPAHVIFILATTEPHKLPLTIISRCQRFDFKRISSAEIVDRMKTILMDSDIPYDETVLKVVAQAASGGMRDALSMLDQVVSFSSGQMSMEDALLVTGSIGQEVFFDISEALLQKEIGNVLTLVDQLVRDGKDPVRLTEDFITFFRDLLVIKTAPSLDELLELATAEEKFQQLAESFPAETLYSYIEILSHASQEMRYSNHAKVYLETAMLKMSQTASMESGKTTAVEVQPFLEKIQQLEKKFNLLEEQVRKGVPTGTVATPAASKPRQSRGNSRTKFNVPTGRIIEVLKTATKDDIQVVKSSWAHLLQSMPKSHSALLHEAEPVAASPTSFVLKFTYDIHCQMAADNQSFTSSFGELSQQHLGKVYDVLFVPEEEWLKIREEFIRSKGKLSVNDLPSETEQAAEQLMDFLHEQEKEEDPLVTEAEKLFGKDFVEVHDD; this is encoded by the coding sequence ATCGTGTTTATCGGCCGCAGACGTTTGAAGAGATGTCGGGTCAAGTACATGTGAAACAGACATTGCAAAATGCTCTCCTTTATCAAAAAACAACCCATGCATATTTGTTTTCTGGACCACGAGGGACTGGAAAAACAAGTGCAGCGAAAATATTTGCGAAAGCATTGAATTGTGAAAATCGTCAAGGCGCTGAGCCGTGTAATGAATGCTCGTCCTGTGTTGGGATTATGGATGGATCGAATACCGATGTCATTGAATTCGATGCTGCCTCTAATTCTCGTGTGGAAGAAATTCGGGACATTATAGAACGTGTGCATTACGCGCCTTCTAGCTCTAAATATAAAGTGTATATCATTGATGAAGTGCATATGTTATCCAATAGTGCATTTAATGCCCTATTGAAAACGTTAGAAGAACCTCCAGCGCACGTGATCTTCATTTTAGCAACGACCGAACCACATAAATTACCTTTGACGATTATCTCGCGCTGTCAACGGTTTGATTTTAAGCGCATTTCGTCTGCGGAAATTGTCGATCGTATGAAAACTATTTTGATGGATTCAGACATTCCGTATGATGAAACTGTTTTGAAAGTAGTTGCACAAGCTGCCTCTGGTGGAATGCGAGATGCTCTAAGTATGCTCGATCAAGTAGTGTCGTTTAGTTCGGGTCAAATGTCGATGGAAGATGCATTGTTAGTGACAGGTTCTATTGGGCAGGAAGTCTTTTTTGATATCTCGGAGGCTTTATTGCAAAAAGAAATAGGCAATGTTTTGACACTCGTGGATCAGTTAGTGAGAGACGGTAAAGATCCGGTTCGACTAACAGAAGATTTCATCACTTTCTTTCGAGATTTGTTGGTAATCAAAACTGCTCCTTCCTTAGATGAATTATTAGAACTCGCGACAGCAGAAGAAAAGTTCCAGCAACTTGCGGAAAGCTTTCCAGCAGAAACCCTCTATTCGTATATCGAGATTCTGTCACATGCTAGTCAAGAAATGCGATACTCGAACCATGCGAAAGTGTATTTAGAGACGGCTATGTTGAAAATGTCGCAAACCGCAAGTATGGAAAGTGGAAAAACAACCGCTGTAGAAGTTCAGCCATTTCTTGAAAAGATTCAACAGCTTGAAAAGAAATTTAATTTACTAGAAGAACAAGTGCGAAAGGGTGTGCCAACTGGAACGGTTGCTACGCCTGCTGCTTCAAAACCTCGACAATCACGCGGGAATTCACGAACGAAGTTTAATGTACCAACTGGACGCATCATAGAGGTTTTAAAGACCGCAACAAAAGATGATATTCAAGTCGTCAAAAGTAGTTGGGCTCACTTACTACAAAGTATGCCTAAATCTCACTCTGCACTTTTACATGAAGCAGAGCCAGTAGCGGCATCTCCGACTAGTTTTGTGTTAAAATTCACCTATGACATACACTGTCAGATGGCAGCGGACAATCAATCATTTACAAGCAGCTTTGGTGAATTAAGCCAGCAACATTTAGGGAAAGTGTACGATGTACTCTTTGTCCCGGAAGAAGAGTGGCTAAAAATACGGGAAGAATTTATCCGTAGTAAAGGGAAGCTTTCCGTTAATGATTTACCTAGTGAAACTGAACAAGCTGCAGAGCAATTGATGGACTTTCTTCACGAACAAGAGAAGGAAGAAGACCCGCTTGTTACAGAAGCAGAAAAACTATTTGGAAAAGATTTCGTCGAAGTACACGACGACTAA